GGTTGGCCTCGGCGACCTTTTGACCACGATCGAAAAACTTCTGCGCCTTCGACTGAGTTTCCGGAGTGGCGGCGTAGTTGACTTCTTCGGGCGCCTCGGACATGCCGCGAAGCATACCCGCCGGGCTGCTGCTGGGCGAAGAGGCCTCGTCAGCATTTGCTCAGACGCCCCAACCGCCGGCGACGTCGAGCTCGGCACCGGTGATGTACGCCGCCTCGCTGGAACACAGGAAGCTGACCGCGGCCGCCACTTCATCGGCGGTGGCGTAGCGGCCGATCGACGTCAGTGCGACCTGGCCGGCACTGTGATCGCCCGTCGCCGGGTTGAGGTCGGTGTCGACCGGGCCGGGCTGGACGACGTTGCTGGTGATGCCGCGTGGACCCAGGTCGCGTGCCCAGCCGGCCGACAGGCCGCGGATCGCGAACTTGCTCATGGAATAGATCGAGTTGCCGACGAACTGCGCCGCCTTCCCGCCGACCGAGCCGATCGTGACGATCCGGCCGCCATCGGGCATGGTCCGCGTGACCTCGCGTGTCAGGTAGAACACGGCCCGGACGTTGACGTTCAAGACGTCTTCGAACTGCCGATCCGTCACGTCGCCGATGATGCCGGACTCGAAGACGCCGGCGTTGTTGACGAGCACGTCGATCGGCCGGGAAAGCCGGCTCGCCAGCGTCTGGCCGCCGTTGGGTTGGCTGAGATCGGCGTGGACAACCGTGCCGCCGATCTCACTGGCAACCGCCTCGGCCCGATCGCGGCGAGCATTGTAGTGGACAAGCACGTCGAAGCCGTCCGCGGCCAGACGCCGGGCACAGGCGGCGCCGATGCCGCGACTGGCACCGGTCACGAGGGCAGTTCGCCGGGCGGATTCGGTCATGCCCGACCGTATCAACCGGCCGGGCGATTCCGTACGATGACTCGCCGACGATGCCGGACCCCGACGCCACCATCGCCAGTCTCCGCAAGGCCCTGGACGC
This DNA window, taken from Planctomycetota bacterium, encodes the following:
- a CDS encoding SDR family oxidoreductase, whose translation is MTESARRTALVTGASRGIGAACARRLAADGFDVLVHYNARRDRAEAVASEIGGTVVHADLSQPNGGQTLASRLSRPIDVLVNNAGVFESGIIGDVTDRQFEDVLNVNVRAVFYLTREVTRTMPDGGRIVTIGSVGGKAAQFVGNSIYSMSKFAIRGLSAGWARDLGPRGITSNVVQPGPVDTDLNPATGDHSAGQVALTSIGRYATADEVAAAVSFLCSSEAAYITGAELDVAGGWGV